A DNA window from Hordeum vulgare subsp. vulgare chromosome 1H, MorexV3_pseudomolecules_assembly, whole genome shotgun sequence contains the following coding sequences:
- the LOC123431012 gene encoding pentatricopeptide repeat-containing protein At1g08610-like isoform X1 produces MVHSGGAGRHRCGLWPSGPAPVIVVTVSMMRPSRLRAHAVHLDCPPRTEQRNADDLVVMRPYKRPRSGDDFAKRKNAGNVVVMRPERRMRDGLVDRAAPGNGRASGDVERAILSLQAKPWKHLGQNSNEGVDLPKDKGMLYTGNLRRYCNNGKLIQACCVIDEMVLHGQIPDAKCCVRLIRGLVKTGKANKAKEVLEVMVLSGGIPDTITCNMLIAQLCCTGQLNLAMNVLEDMRYGGISPNGITFNTLIRCMCNQHMYGRAITFWKEQLRIGWPPYVMTSTLLVDLVCKKCGPKRAMEVLNELAMEGCQPDVVTYNALISASCKAGRLKDAKTILTRLIAEGLEPNSTTYCILLHSLCNTRRWAEVYDLLTHMNHVNCEPDVTAYNIFINYFCKYGHLDQAIGVLEKMVSDKCFPDIVTYNTLLNAICKEGMVEEALLVARCIRENGWQLVRITYNTLIDALANKGEVKKAMALFDEMISDGISPDDITYGSLVMCFCRKNMAEEALQLLNRTLALGFQVKVATFVMVIQALCRDGKAEAAADILRVMLSETKNTSNSFYLSIVRRVAKSGRIEEAERLLQELVDCKVVKEDSPVILSS; encoded by the coding sequence ATGGTGCATTCGGGGGGCGCAGGCCGCCACAGGTGTGGTTTGTGGCCAAGCGGACCCGCCCCAGTTATCGTTGTCACCGTCTCGATGATGCGCCCTTCCCGTCTGAGAGCACACGCGGTGCATTTGGATTGCCCCCCTAGAACTGAACAGAGAAATGCTGACGATCTGGTGGTGATGAGGCCCTACAAGCGGCCGCGGTCAGGGGACGATTTCGCCAAGCGGAAGAATGCGGGTAATGTGGTAGTGATGCGGCCAGAACGAAGAATGCGGGATGGTTTGGTGGATCGTGCAGCCCCTGGAAATGGCAGAGCATCCGGGGACGTTGAGAGGGCCATTTTGTCCCTGCAAGCTAAGCCATGGAAACACTTGGGTCAGAACTCAAACGAGGGGGTTGATTTGCCGAAAGATAAAGGGATGCTTTATACTGGCAACCTTCGCCGGTACTGCAACAATGGGAAGCTCATTCAAGCTTGCTGCGTGATTGATGAGATGGTGCTACATGGCCAAATTCCGGATGCTAAGTGCTGTGTTAGATTAATCCGTGGCCTTGTTAAAACTGGCAAGGCAAATAAAGCCAAGGAAGTCCTTGAGGTTATGGTGCTCTCTGGTGGGATTCCAGATACTATCACCTGCAACATGCTGATTGCACAACTTTGCTGCACAGGGCAGCTGAATTTGGCGATGAACGTATTGGAGGACATGAGGTATGGCGGTATCTCTCCGAACGGCATCACTTTTAACACTTTGATTAGGTGCATGTGCAACCAGCATATGTATGGCAGGGCAATCACTTTTTGGAAAGAGCAATTAAGAATAGGTTGGCCACCATATGTCATGACGAGCACCTTGCTTGTTGATCTTGTATGCAAAAAATGTGGTCCTAAGCGTGCCATGGAAGTCTTGAATGAACTTGCTATGGAGGGATGTCAACCAGATGTTGTCACCTACAATGCTCTTATCAGTGCATCATGTAAAGCAGGCAGGCTGAAGGACGCAAAGACCATCTTAACTCGTCTTATCGCTGAAGGCCTTGAACCAAATAGTACAACTTATTGCATCTTACTCCATTCTCTCTGCAATACAAGAAGGTGGGCTGAAGTTTATGATTTACTTACACATATGAACCATGTAAATTGTGAGCCTGATGTTACTGCCTACAATATCTTTATCAACTACTTCTGTAAGTATGGACATCTAGATCAGGCTATTGGTGTGTTGGAGAAGATGGTTAGCGATAAATGTTTTCCTGATATAGTGACATACAACACACTCTTAAATGCCATATGTAAAGAGGGTATGGTGGAAGAAGCCCTTTTGGTAGCCCGTTGCATCAGAGAAAATGGATGGCAGTTGGTTCGTATTACGTACAACACCCTGATAGATGCTTTAGCAAACAAGGGCGAGGTGAAAAAAGCTATGGCTCTGTTTGATGAGATGATTAGTGATGGAATCAGCCCCGATGACATTACTTATGGTTCACTTGTTATGTGCTTCTGTAGGAAAAACATGGCTGAAGAGGCCCTACAGCTCTTGAATCGGACACTTGCTCTTGGTTTTCAGGTTAAAGTAGCTACTTTTGTCATGGTGATCCAGGCATTATGCAGAGatggcaaagcggaagctgctgCTGATATACTGCGAGTAATGCTATCAGAAACTAAAAACACCAGCAACTCATTTTATCTATCTATAGTCAGAAGAGTCGCCAAATCAGGCAGGATTGAAGAAGCAGAAAGGCTGCTTCAGGAATTAGTTGACTGCAAGGTAGTCAAAGAAGATTCCCCTGTTATATTGAGCAGCTAG
- the LOC123431012 gene encoding pentatricopeptide repeat-containing protein At1g08610-like isoform X2, which translates to MVHSGGAGRHRCGLWPSGPAPVIVVTVSMMRPSRLRAHAVHLDCPPRTEQRNADDLVVMRPYKRPRSGDDFAKRKNAGNVVVMRPERRMRDGLVDRAAPGNGRASGDVERAILSLQAKPWKHLGQNSNEGVDLPKDKGMLYTGNLRRYCNNGKLIQACCVIDEMVLHGQIPDAKCCVRLIRGLVKTGKANKAKEVLEVMVLSGGIPDTITCNMLIAQLCCTGQLNLAMNVLEDMRYGGISPNGITFNTLIRCMCNQHMYGRAITFWKEQLRIGWPPYVMTSTLLVDLVCKKCGPKRAMEVLNELAMEGCQPDVVTYNALISASCKAGRLKDAKTILTRLIAEGLEPNSTTYCILLHSLCNTRRKNMAEEALQLLNRTLALGFQVKVATFVMVIQALCRDGKAEAAADILRVMLSETKNTSNSFYLSIVRRVAKSGRIEEAERLLQELVDCKVVKEDSPVILSS; encoded by the exons ATGGTGCATTCGGGGGGCGCAGGCCGCCACAGGTGTGGTTTGTGGCCAAGCGGACCCGCCCCAGTTATCGTTGTCACCGTCTCGATGATGCGCCCTTCCCGTCTGAGAGCACACGCGGTGCATTTGGATTGCCCCCCTAGAACTGAACAGAGAAATGCTGACGATCTGGTGGTGATGAGGCCCTACAAGCGGCCGCGGTCAGGGGACGATTTCGCCAAGCGGAAGAATGCGGGTAATGTGGTAGTGATGCGGCCAGAACGAAGAATGCGGGATGGTTTGGTGGATCGTGCAGCCCCTGGAAATGGCAGAGCATCCGGGGACGTTGAGAGGGCCATTTTGTCCCTGCAAGCTAAGCCATGGAAACACTTGGGTCAGAACTCAAACGAGGGGGTTGATTTGCCGAAAGATAAAGGGATGCTTTATACTGGCAACCTTCGCCGGTACTGCAACAATGGGAAGCTCATTCAAGCTTGCTGCGTGATTGATGAGATGGTGCTACATGGCCAAATTCCGGATGCTAAGTGCTGTGTTAGATTAATCCGTGGCCTTGTTAAAACTGGCAAGGCAAATAAAGCCAAGGAAGTCCTTGAGGTTATGGTGCTCTCTGGTGGGATTCCAGATACTATCACCTGCAACATGCTGATTGCACAACTTTGCTGCACAGGGCAGCTGAATTTGGCGATGAACGTATTGGAGGACATGAGGTATGGCGGTATCTCTCCGAACGGCATCACTTTTAACACTTTGATTAGGTGCATGTGCAACCAGCATATGTATGGCAGGGCAATCACTTTTTGGAAAGAGCAATTAAGAATAGGTTGGCCACCATATGTCATGACGAGCACCTTGCTTGTTGATCTTGTATGCAAAAAATGTGGTCCTAAGCGTGCCATGGAAGTCTTGAATGAACTTGCTATGGAGGGATGTCAACCAGATGTTGTCACCTACAATGCTCTTATCAGTGCATCATGTAAAGCAGGCAGGCTGAAGGACGCAAAGACCATCTTAACTCGTCTTATCGCTGAAGGCCTTGAACCAAATAGTACAACTTATTGCATCTTACTCCATTCTCTCTGCAATACAAGAAG GAAAAACATGGCTGAAGAGGCCCTACAGCTCTTGAATCGGACACTTGCTCTTGGTTTTCAGGTTAAAGTAGCTACTTTTGTCATGGTGATCCAGGCATTATGCAGAGatggcaaagcggaagctgctgCTGATATACTGCGAGTAATGCTATCAGAAACTAAAAACACCAGCAACTCATTTTATCTATCTATAGTCAGAAGAGTCGCCAAATCAGGCAGGATTGAAGAAGCAGAAAGGCTGCTTCAGGAATTAGTTGACTGCAAGGTAGTCAAAGAAGATTCCCCTGTTATATTGAGCAGCTAG